The genome window AAAAAACGAAGAAGAAATCACTTTCCTGACTCCATTTAAGGCCTTTTCGGGCAATCGACCTACTAACTCCATCTTGGTGCGGCAGATAACGCCACGCTCACTGGGTAGTCTGATTGCCATGTACGAACATAAAATTTTCGCGCAGGGCATTATCTGGAATATTTTCAGTTTCGACCAGTGGGGCGTAGAACTTGGCAAGCAGCTAGCCAATCGGATTTTACCCGAACTCGCTGACGATGAGCCAATCGATTCGCACGATAGCTCTACCAATGGGCTAATCAATGCCTACAAAGCGATGCGGAAATAACTCATAGATAACTTATTTTATCCAAAAGGGGAAGAATTAATTCTTCCCCTTTTTTTATGGATTGTTGACAAACGGCCACTTCCAACGTCATAGAATAAAGCATTCACTATTCTATCTTAAAACCATATCACGATGAAACTGTACGTTGGAATTGCAAGTGCCTTGTTAGTAACCCATGTAGCCGTAGCTCAATCAGATTCTTGGACCTTGGAGCACACATCTTCGTCTAGAGTGACCTTTACTCAAACCCATCATCCTGAAGTAACTTCATCCCGAACGGCGGAGAAAGCCAACTATAAAAACTTTACAGTAGGGATCTACGCGGGTGTTAATTCGACTCGTTTTAAAAGCGAAGAAAGTCTTGATAAAAATAATTTAAAGGGTCGCTTAGGGTACCAACTTGGTATCTTCACCCGGTTCGGCGGACGGCTATATGGACAGATTGGTGCAGAATATTTAGCTTCTTCTTCAAATTTTTTCACGCAGGGAGACGGATCAACGATTTCTGATATAAAGGATAAAATCGACCTGAAATACATTCAGATTCCCGCCTTGATCGGTTTCAAATTGCTTCAATCCCAACGCGGGACGTCGGCTATCCGATTGGCTGGAGGCGCAGAATTTACGCATCAACTAGACGTAAATAATAATAAATTTAATTTTGAGAAGGAAAATTTTAATAACTCAACGCTCAACGCGTTGGCTAACCTTGGTTTTGATATTGGCCTGTTTACAATCGACCTGACTTATCATCATGGATTTGCTGATGTTTTAAAAAATCAGAATTCTGCCAAACGCCGGATGGCTAGTGCAAGCGTAGGATTCAAGTTTTAAACATTCCTAAAATTAAGCTGTTATTAGAGGTGTATGAGTGATCATGCACCTTTTTTTATTACACTTAAAAACGTTATGAACATGAAACGCAGTAGTACTTTGCTTGCCCTGTGCTTGATAGGTTCGTGGAGCGCATTCGCCCAGACAAGCACGTCTTACTCATCTGATACGTCTCGGACCAACACGACGGATCCATCAAGAACCGGCACGACCTCAACGTACACAACTACACCAACGGAGCCGACTAATACAAGCACAAGTTCGCCCTACACGTCCGGTACATCCAACTATTCGAGCTCAACGACACCGATGAGCACCACTTCCAGCACAAGCACTTATTCGTCTACTACTGGCACCTCTTCTTATGACCAGGGTTACCGCGAAGGCCGTGCTTCACGCCCAAGAGCCGAAAAAGCTTACAAAGCGTTCACGGGTGGTTTCTACGTAGGTGCTAACACAACTCGTTATCGGGGTGAAGATGTTGATGGAGATAACCTGTCAGGTCGTTTAGGCTATCAGGCTGGTGTTTTTGTACGCGGTGGTGGTCGTATTTACGGCCAAATCGGGGCTGAATACTTTGCTTCCAGCTCAAATTATTTCCGGGAAGGTGATGGTTCTTCACTACAGGACATTACGGAGCGTATCAATGTAAAATGGTTGCAGATTCCGGTTTATCTTGGTGTTAAACTGGTTGAGTCTGACCGTGGTATTTCGGCCATTCGTTTGGCCGTTGGTGCTGAGTATGCGAACCGCCTAAGCTCAAGCAGCAGCGTTAGTGTAAACGAAGCAGAGATAAAAAGCGGTGCCTTCTTAGGTTTGGCTAATCTTGGTTTCGATATCGGTCCCCTGCTGATTGACCTCGTATATCACCATGGATTCTCAGGCGCTGTACGTGGCTTCAACGACTCACAACGTCGTTCGCTGGGTGTAAACGTCGGATTTAAATTCTAAGAGTACCCACTCTTAATAAAAAAGCAGCTTCCAACGAAGCTGCTTTTTTATTTTATAGTATACTAGCGCTGCGTTCACTGAACTTCAGTTACAATAGCCTCAACAGACAGCTTTTTCTGTTCACCAGTGACCATGCTTTTGAGCGTTAGCAGGCCCGTCTGCATTTCCTCTGACCCAATGAGAACAACATACGGAATGTATTTCTGATTGGCGTAATCCAGTTGTTTCTTCAGCTTTGCCGAATCTGGGTAGGCTTCCGCAGCAATGTCTTTTTCGCGCAGTTTAGTCAACAGCGGCAACCCGACTGCCTTTGCTTCCGGGTCCATGTGAATGACTAAAACGCGCGTTGATTGCAGTTGCGTATCTGGGAAAAGTCCTAGCTCTTCCATTACATCGTAAATTCGGTCAACACCCAGTGAAATTCCAACGCCCGACAATCCCGGCATACCAAACGTACCCGTCAGGTTGTCGTAACGCCCTCCCCCGCTGATTGAACCAATCTGCACCCCATTTGCTTTCACTTCGAAAATTGCCCCCGTATAATACGAAAGTCCTCGGGCCAACGTCACGTCAAACTGCATTTGCGGCGCTTGTAATCCGTATTGTTCTACTAGCTGCCACACTTCTTCCAATTCAGCTAATCCTTTCTGGGCAATTTCTGAATCCGCCAGCCACGTTTTTAGCTGCGCGAAAGCTGCTTTTGTTTCGTTGGGGAAATTGAACATGGGCTCCAGACGGTTAATGGCCTCGTCTGAGAAACCTCGTTGGCGCAGCTCTTCTACAACGGCCTCTTTCCCGATTTTATCCAGTTTATCGATGGCAACCGCCAGTGTGCTTTCCTGCCCGGATTCACCAATGAATTCAGCAATACCGGTTAGAATCTTCCGATTATTGATCTTTACTGTAAAATGCTGAATACCCAGGTTGCGGAGTGCTTCATGCAGCATGAGCACAATTTCCGCTTCACACAAGAGCGATTCCGTACCTACCACGTCGGCGTCGCATTGCACGAACTCCCGATAGCGGCCTTTCTGGGGCCGGTCTGCGCGCCACACAGGTTGAATCTGGTAACGCTTGAAAGGCATCGTCAACGCGTGGCGGTTCATTACTACGTAACGGGCGAAAGGCACTGTGAGATCGTACCGAAGTCCTTTTTCCGCAATTTTAAGCGTTAGTTTTTTTGAGCCTTCCTCTAAATCTGCTGGAGTTACTTTCCCGGCGAAATCACCTGAATTCAGAATTTTAAAGAGAAGCTGATCTCCTTCCTCACCGTATTTACCCATCAAGACGGACAGGTTTTCGAGGGTAGGCGTTTCGAGTGGCTGAAATCCATAACGCCGGAATGTCTGCCGGATGGTATCCAGCAGGAACATGCGCTTGCTCATTTGCTCCGGGCCAAAATCACGGGTGCCACGAGGTACACTTGGTTTTTGCATGCTGCAAAAATAAAAAGGTGCAGGCAGTTTGCCGCGCTCATGTGGCTCGGAGCTAACAAAATATTTCGTTCTCGCCCTAACGGATCAGAAAAACTGTTGACTTTTATCCGCAAATGACTGGTATAATTGCCTTCTTTCTGCTAATTTTGCGGACTCTTTTGATATAGATACCTAATAAATACAACGATGGGAGTTACTGAACTAAAGCGTAAAGACCGTAAGAACAAGGCTCGCGCTAACAATAAGCAGCAAAAAATTAAGCAATTACTGCGTAGACCAGATATCAAAAACGTAGACGTAGAAGCCATCAAAGCTTCGTTTGCGGAGAAAAAAGGGCAAGCAGCTGCTTAATGATTAGTTACCGCATTCAAAGTGACAAAGATCTGTAACTATTTCTTTGTCACTTCGTTTCAATGTCACTTCGTTTACCTCGTTCCGGCTTTCGAACGGGGTTTTCTTTTTTCAGGTGTTCCCGAATTTCTTTCCGGATACGTCGGCGGTATTCCCGGCGGATTGTTAATTGCGCCCGGTAAATAACGGACTGTCCAAACAAAGAAATTCCGGTATTGATGACTATCAGACTATAGGTACCCAGCAAAAACCAGCGTCTAAAGGGTTCTCCTGTATTTTTTAAATAAGCCGCTTCACTGAATACGCAAAGTCCATAGCCAATCAGTACCAGACTTATGGGAGCCAGTAGGAGCCATTTTGTTCGCGTACTCATGCGTTTCACCAATCGACGGCCGGGTGGTTTTGCTGGATTTGCCATACTATCTAGATTATTTAATCAACAAAAGTATGAGCCTAACTACATTTAGTCACTACTTGTTAAGAAAAAGTTATCATTTTGATGTATTCTTGCCGGTTATTCGGTTAAAATAACCCTATGAAACAACTAATCAGTCTAGTTCTCCGGTACATTCCACGCCCTATTCTGCAACGCATTAGCCCTTATGGGATGAAAATAATGGCCCTGTTTTATCGGGGTGATAATGTTGTCTGCCCGGTTTGCAATAACCACTTCCGGGAATTTTTACCCTATGGCCGGATGCCCGCCCGTCCAAATGCGCTTTGCCCGGATTGCCTTTCTCTGGAACGCCACCGATTGATGTATCTTTACCTCCAACGTAACACAAATTTTTTCCGGGATAATCTTAAAGTCCTGCACGTAGCTCCCGAGCATTGCTTTATCGACCGGTTCGAAAAACAAAAAAATCTGGATTACATCACGGCTGATATTGAGTCGCCATTGGCCAAAGTGAAAATGGATATTCACCAGATTCCGTTTCCCGACAATACGTTTGATGTTGCATTCTGTAACCACGTGATGGAACACGTTGACGACGACATTAAGGCGAGCAGTGAACTTTATCGGGTGCTAAAGCCCGGCGGCTGGGCAATCATCCAGTCACCTATTGATTACAGCCGCACGACTACCTACGAAGACCCGAGCATCACGGATCCCCGCGAACGGGAGAAACATTTCTGGCAGAGCGATCACCTCCGTTTGTTTGGGCAGGACTACCCTGAACGCCTCGCCAAAGGTGGTTTCACCGTGAAGGAAGATCGGTTTGTGATGGAAATGCCGAAGGAAGAAGTTGCCAAGTTTGCCCTGCCCGGCGGAGAGATTATCTACTTCTGCAAGAAGTAAGCTTGAAACAGCAAAGGGACACATCCCCATTTTACAACGTGGCCCTTTGCTGATTTATTTAGGAAGGATATTCCATAAACTCCCCCGTTTCTTTGTGTTCTTTCGGCTCACGCAGGCGCTTCCAGCCTTCCAATAAAAAGCCCATTCCATAGCCCGTAAGCTGCACATACGCTGCTACTACGCTCAGTAAACCTACCTTCAGGCTTTTTTCTTTCCGGCTGGCATCAATGAGAATCGCCAGCGAAAAAATACTTAGTACCCCCACTGCCAGACTAAAAAGTAGCTTACTCGTGAACGCCCAAACCGGAATCGAGGCCAAAAAAAGCGTAAATAAGGCGGGAAACGCATGTACCAGTTTCAATTCTGCCGGGAAGAAACGAGAAATATTAATTCTGGCCCGCCC of Tellurirhabdus bombi contains these proteins:
- the hisS gene encoding histidine--tRNA ligase; its protein translation is MQKPSVPRGTRDFGPEQMSKRMFLLDTIRQTFRRYGFQPLETPTLENLSVLMGKYGEEGDQLLFKILNSGDFAGKVTPADLEEGSKKLTLKIAEKGLRYDLTVPFARYVVMNRHALTMPFKRYQIQPVWRADRPQKGRYREFVQCDADVVGTESLLCEAEIVLMLHEALRNLGIQHFTVKINNRKILTGIAEFIGESGQESTLAVAIDKLDKIGKEAVVEELRQRGFSDEAINRLEPMFNFPNETKAAFAQLKTWLADSEIAQKGLAELEEVWQLVEQYGLQAPQMQFDVTLARGLSYYTGAIFEVKANGVQIGSISGGGRYDNLTGTFGMPGLSGVGISLGVDRIYDVMEELGLFPDTQLQSTRVLVIHMDPEAKAVGLPLLTKLREKDIAAEAYPDSAKLKKQLDYANQKYIPYVVLIGSEEMQTGLLTLKSMVTGEQKKLSVEAIVTEVQ
- a CDS encoding PorT family protein, with amino-acid sequence MKLYVGIASALLVTHVAVAQSDSWTLEHTSSSRVTFTQTHHPEVTSSRTAEKANYKNFTVGIYAGVNSTRFKSEESLDKNNLKGRLGYQLGIFTRFGGRLYGQIGAEYLASSSNFFTQGDGSTISDIKDKIDLKYIQIPALIGFKLLQSQRGTSAIRLAGGAEFTHQLDVNNNKFNFEKENFNNSTLNALANLGFDIGLFTIDLTYHHGFADVLKNQNSAKRRMASASVGFKF
- a CDS encoding class I SAM-dependent methyltransferase translates to MKQLISLVLRYIPRPILQRISPYGMKIMALFYRGDNVVCPVCNNHFREFLPYGRMPARPNALCPDCLSLERHRLMYLYLQRNTNFFRDNLKVLHVAPEHCFIDRFEKQKNLDYITADIESPLAKVKMDIHQIPFPDNTFDVAFCNHVMEHVDDDIKASSELYRVLKPGGWAIIQSPIDYSRTTTYEDPSITDPREREKHFWQSDHLRLFGQDYPERLAKGGFTVKEDRFVMEMPKEEVAKFALPGGEIIYFCKK
- a CDS encoding PorT family protein, translating into MKRSSTLLALCLIGSWSAFAQTSTSYSSDTSRTNTTDPSRTGTTSTYTTTPTEPTNTSTSSPYTSGTSNYSSSTTPMSTTSSTSTYSSTTGTSSYDQGYREGRASRPRAEKAYKAFTGGFYVGANTTRYRGEDVDGDNLSGRLGYQAGVFVRGGGRIYGQIGAEYFASSSNYFREGDGSSLQDITERINVKWLQIPVYLGVKLVESDRGISAIRLAVGAEYANRLSSSSSVSVNEAEIKSGAFLGLANLGFDIGPLLIDLVYHHGFSGAVRGFNDSQRRSLGVNVGFKF